The following proteins come from a genomic window of Leopardus geoffroyi isolate Oge1 chromosome A3, O.geoffroyi_Oge1_pat1.0, whole genome shotgun sequence:
- the ADAM17 gene encoding disintegrin and metalloproteinase domain-containing protein 17 isoform X4 gives MAKSYPNEEKDAWDVKMLLEQFSFDIAEEASKVCLAHLFTYQDFDMGTLGLAYVGSPRANSHGGVCPKAYYSPIGKKNIYLNSGLTSTKNYGKTILTKEADLVTTHELGHNFGAEHDPDGLAECAPNEDQGGKYVMYPIAVSGDHENNKMFSNCSKQSIYKTIESKAQECFQERSNKVCGNSRVDEGEECDPGIMYLNNDTCCSSECMLKEGVQCSDRNSPCCKNCQFETAQKKCQEAINATCKGVSYCTGNSSECPPPGNAADDTVCLDLGKCKDGKCVPFCEREQRLESCACNETDNSCKVCCRDPSGRCVPYVDAEQKNLFLRKGKPCTVGFCDMNGKCEKRVQDVIERFWDFIDQLSINTFGKFLADNIVGSVLVFSLIFWIPFSILVHCVDKKLDKQYESLSLFHPSNVEMLSSMDSASVRIVKPFPAPQTPGRPQPLQAAPAPPPVPAAPKLDHQRMDTIQEDPSTDSHVDEDGFEKDPFPNSSTAAKSFEDLTGRPVTRSEKASSFKLQRQNRVGSKETEC, from the exons ATGGCAAAAAGTTATCCAAATGAAGAAAAGGATGCTTGGGATGTGAAGATGTTGCTAGAG caatttAGCTTTGATATAGCTGAGGAAGCATCTAAAGTCTGCCTCGCACATCTTTTCACCTATCAAGATTTTGATATGGGAACTCTTGGATTAGCTTACGTTGGTTCTCCCAGAGCAAACAGCCACGGAGGTGTTTGTCCAAAGG CTTACTATAGTCCAATTGGAAAGAAGAATATCTATTTGAATAGTGGTTTGACCAGCACAAAAAATTATGGCAAAACCATCCTTACAAAG GAAGCTGACCTGGTTACAACTCATGAATTGGGACACAATTTTGGAGCAGAACATGATCCGGATGGCCTAGCGGAATGTGCCCCAAATGAGGACCAGGGAGGAAAATATGTTATGTATCCCATAGCGGTGAGTGGAGATCACGAGAACAATAAG atgTTTTCAAACTGCAGTAAGCAGTCCATCTATAAGACCATTGAAAGTAAGGCCCAGGAGTGTTTCCAAGAACGAAGCAACAAAGTGTGTGGGAACTCCAGGGTGGACGAAGGAGAGGAGTGCGATCCTGGCATCATGTACCTGAACAACGACACCTGCTGCAGCAGCGAATGCATGCTCAAGGAGGGTGTGCAGTGCAG TGATAGGAACAGTCCTTGCTGTAAAAACTGTCAGTTCGAGACTGCCCAGAAGAAGTGCCAGGAGGCTATTAATGCTACTTGCAAAGGCGTGTCTTACTGCACAG GTAACAGCAGCGAGTGCCCCCCTCCCGGAAACGCCGCAGATGACACGGTGTGCTTGGATCTTGGCAAGTGTAAAGATGGGAAGTGCGTTCCCTTCTGTGAGAGGGAGCAGCGGCTGGAGTCCTGTGCGTGTAACG AGACTGACAACTCGTGCAAGGTGTGCTGCCGGGACCCCTCGGGCCGGTGCGTGCCCTATGTGGACGCCGAACAAAAGAACTTATTCTTGAGGAAAGGAAAGCCCTGTACGGTGGGATTTTGTGACATGAAT GGCAAATGTGAGAAACGAGTCCAGGACGTCATCGAGCGATTCTGGGACTTCATTGACCAGTTGAGCATCAACACTTTTG GGAAGTTTCTAGCGGACAACATCGTGGGTTCCGTCCTGGTTTTCTCCTTGATATTTTGGATCCCTTTCAGCATTCTTGTCCATTGTGTG GATAAGAAACTGGATAAGCAGTACGAGTCGCTGTCTCTGTTCCACCCCAGC AACGTGGAAATGCTAAGCAGCATGGACTCGGCCTCGGTTCGCATCGTCAAGCCCTTCCCCGCGCCCCAGACCCCCGGCCGCCCGCAGCCCCTCCAGGCcgcccccgcgccgccgccggtGCCTGCGGCTCCCAAGCTGGACCACCAGCGCATGGACACGATCCAGGAGGACCCCAGCACGGACTCGCACGTGGACGAGGACGGCTTTGAGAAGGACCCCTTCCCCAACAGCAGCACGGCCGCCAAGTCGTTCGAGGACCTCACGGGCCGGCCCGTCACGAGGAGCGAGAAGGCCTCGTCCTTCAAGCTGCAGCGCCAGAACCGCGTGGGCAGCAAGGAGACAGAGTGCTAG
- the ADAM17 gene encoding disintegrin and metalloproteinase domain-containing protein 17 isoform X3: MKNTCKLLVVADHRFYKYMGRGEESTTTNYLIELIDRVDDIYRNTSWDNAGFKGYGIQIEQIRILKSPQDVKPGERHYNMAKSYPNEEKDAWDVKMLLEQFSFDIAEEASKVCLAHLFTYQDFDMGTLGLAYVGSPRANSHGGVCPKAYYSPIGKKNIYLNSGLTSTKNYGKTILTKEADLVTTHELGHNFGAEHDPDGLAECAPNEDQGGKYVMYPIAVSGDHENNKMFSNCSKQSIYKTIESKAQECFQERSNKVCGNSRVDEGEECDPGIMYLNNDTCCSSECMLKEGVQCSDRNSPCCKNCQFETAQKKCQEAINATCKGVSYCTGNSSECPPPGNAADDTVCLDLGKCKDGKCVPFCEREQRLESCACNETDNSCKVCCRDPSGRCVPYVDAEQKNLFLRKGKPCTVGFCDMNGKCEKRVQDVIERFWDFIDQLSINTFGKFLADNIVGSVLVFSLIFWIPFSILVHCVDKKLDKQYESLSLFHPSNVEMLSSMDSASVRIVKPFPAPQTPGRPQPLQAAPAPPPVPAAPKLDHQRMDTIQEDPSTDSHVDEDGFEKDPFPNSSTAAKSFEDLTGRPVTRSEKASSFKLQRQNRVGSKETEC, from the exons ATGAAGAACACGTGTAAATTGTTGGTGGTAGCAGATCATCGCTTTTACAAATAcatgggcagaggggaagagagcacAACTACAAATTACTTG ATAGAGCTTATTGACAGAGTTGATGACATCTATCGGAACACTTCATGGGACAACGCGGGTTTTAAAGGTTACGGAATACAGATCGAGCAG ATTCGCATTCTCAAGTCTCCACAAGATGTGAAACCTGGTGAAAGGCACTATAACATGGCAAAAAGTTATCCAAATGAAGAAAAGGATGCTTGGGATGTGAAGATGTTGCTAGAG caatttAGCTTTGATATAGCTGAGGAAGCATCTAAAGTCTGCCTCGCACATCTTTTCACCTATCAAGATTTTGATATGGGAACTCTTGGATTAGCTTACGTTGGTTCTCCCAGAGCAAACAGCCACGGAGGTGTTTGTCCAAAGG CTTACTATAGTCCAATTGGAAAGAAGAATATCTATTTGAATAGTGGTTTGACCAGCACAAAAAATTATGGCAAAACCATCCTTACAAAG GAAGCTGACCTGGTTACAACTCATGAATTGGGACACAATTTTGGAGCAGAACATGATCCGGATGGCCTAGCGGAATGTGCCCCAAATGAGGACCAGGGAGGAAAATATGTTATGTATCCCATAGCGGTGAGTGGAGATCACGAGAACAATAAG atgTTTTCAAACTGCAGTAAGCAGTCCATCTATAAGACCATTGAAAGTAAGGCCCAGGAGTGTTTCCAAGAACGAAGCAACAAAGTGTGTGGGAACTCCAGGGTGGACGAAGGAGAGGAGTGCGATCCTGGCATCATGTACCTGAACAACGACACCTGCTGCAGCAGCGAATGCATGCTCAAGGAGGGTGTGCAGTGCAG TGATAGGAACAGTCCTTGCTGTAAAAACTGTCAGTTCGAGACTGCCCAGAAGAAGTGCCAGGAGGCTATTAATGCTACTTGCAAAGGCGTGTCTTACTGCACAG GTAACAGCAGCGAGTGCCCCCCTCCCGGAAACGCCGCAGATGACACGGTGTGCTTGGATCTTGGCAAGTGTAAAGATGGGAAGTGCGTTCCCTTCTGTGAGAGGGAGCAGCGGCTGGAGTCCTGTGCGTGTAACG AGACTGACAACTCGTGCAAGGTGTGCTGCCGGGACCCCTCGGGCCGGTGCGTGCCCTATGTGGACGCCGAACAAAAGAACTTATTCTTGAGGAAAGGAAAGCCCTGTACGGTGGGATTTTGTGACATGAAT GGCAAATGTGAGAAACGAGTCCAGGACGTCATCGAGCGATTCTGGGACTTCATTGACCAGTTGAGCATCAACACTTTTG GGAAGTTTCTAGCGGACAACATCGTGGGTTCCGTCCTGGTTTTCTCCTTGATATTTTGGATCCCTTTCAGCATTCTTGTCCATTGTGTG GATAAGAAACTGGATAAGCAGTACGAGTCGCTGTCTCTGTTCCACCCCAGC AACGTGGAAATGCTAAGCAGCATGGACTCGGCCTCGGTTCGCATCGTCAAGCCCTTCCCCGCGCCCCAGACCCCCGGCCGCCCGCAGCCCCTCCAGGCcgcccccgcgccgccgccggtGCCTGCGGCTCCCAAGCTGGACCACCAGCGCATGGACACGATCCAGGAGGACCCCAGCACGGACTCGCACGTGGACGAGGACGGCTTTGAGAAGGACCCCTTCCCCAACAGCAGCACGGCCGCCAAGTCGTTCGAGGACCTCACGGGCCGGCCCGTCACGAGGAGCGAGAAGGCCTCGTCCTTCAAGCTGCAGCGCCAGAACCGCGTGGGCAGCAAGGAGACAGAGTGCTAG